The Streptomyces sp. NBC_00659 genomic interval GGGTCGGGAGGGCGTGGCGACAGCGGTGCTCATGAGGACTCCGGCGAACAGGGGTTACCCCCTCGGCCCATGGAGAGCCCGGGGGGAGGACGGGTGGGAACACGGCGACGCTATCCCAGGGGCTCACGGGTGATCACCGTCAGCGATCGACAAAGCGCGGATCCGGGGCTTGGTGGGCTCCTTACAAAGAGTGCCCGGTACACCTGCCCGAAGGTGATGCTGGTCACTGAGGTGAAGTCGTTTTCGCTACGGAGCTGTTCGGGGCGGGGACTGTGGAGACTCACCAAAGGCCGCAGCGAGCGTCACGTCGTCGGGCGGGCGGAGTGTCCGGTCCTTGGGCGTTCCTGGCGGGTCCCCCGGCCGACCCCTACCCTTCACCCCATGGTTCCCCAGGCCCTGAACTTCGCGTCGCGTCGCTATGTCGACCTGCGACGCCAGGGCACTGCCACCTGTCGCCGCCCCTCCTGAGGCGGGACGGAGCCGATCCGGCCCGCCGGGACGAGACCACAGCGGACCACACCAGGCGCATGCCGCACCCGTTGCGGCGTGGCGTACGTGACGGCGCTCGGCCGGACCAGCTCCCGAGGAAGAACTCCATGGCCAGTACGGTGGCACCTCCTTCCACATTCACTCCCTCTCCCTCCCCTTCCCCCTCCCCCGTCCTCGACCGGCGCCGGGCGAGCGCCAGCGTGATCCTGCGGTCGGTGCTGGAGCACGGGCCGATCGCGCGCAGCACCATCTCCCGGCTGACCGGGCTCTCCCCGGCGTCGGTGACCGACTACTGCGCCCGGTTCACCGAGCGGGGCCTGATCCGGGAGGCCGCCGCACCCCGGCGGTCGGGCGGGGTCGGGCGGCCGCATCTCCCGGTCGACCTGGACCACTCCCGTTTCGTGGTCGGCGGGGTGCACGTGGCCGTGCCGTACACGACCGTCGCGCTGCTCGACCTGCGCGGACGGGTTCTCGCCGAGAGGCGTCTGCGGCACGACCGCACCGAGCCGGGCCTCGTTCTCGCGAACGCCGCCGCCGCCATCACCTCTCTCCTCGCCGGTGTCCCCGGCCGTTCCGCCCTCGGCATCGGGGTGGCGGCCGGGGGCTGGGTGGACCCGGACTCGGGGACGATCGTGGAGCACCCGCTGCTGGGCTGGCGTGACGTGGCCGTCCGGGAGGCCGTCGGCGCGCTCACGGGGCTTCCGGTCCATGTGGACGGCCACGCGCGGGCGTTGGTCAACGGGGAGCGGCTGTTCGGGCGGGCCAGGGGCAGCCGGAGCGTGCTGCATCTCTTCGTCGGCAACGTGGTGGACGCCGCCTTCGCCACCCACGACCAGGTGCACTACGGACCTCGCTCGCAGGCCGGCTCGATCGCCCATCTGCCCCTGACGGGCGGGTCGGAGCGATGCGACTGCGGCCGGACGGGGTGCCTCCAGGCCGAGCTGAGCGAACGGACGCTGTGCCGGCGGGCCCGGGAGCTCGGTGTCACGGACGGCTCGAATCCGATGCACGTGGTCGCCGCGGCGGCCTCCGGCGATCCGCTGGCCGTGGGACTGCTGACGGAGCGGTCCCGGATGGTCGGGCGGGCGGCGGGGCTGCTGCTCGACGTCCTCAATCCGGAGACGGTCGTCGTCACCGAGATAGGGGCCATGCACCGGGAGGACTGCCTCGGCGCGCTGCGCGAGGCGGTGGGACCGGAGCGGGCGTCCGCGGTCGTCCCCACCAGCTTCCCCGATTCGGTGCTCGCCGTGGCGGGCGGGTCGGTCGTTCTCGACGTCCTGTACCGCGATCCGCTGGGCTCTCCGGACTTCTCCGGGCCGCTCACCGGGCGTTAATTAATTCAGAAAGTCGCAAAGTTGACAGGGCTCGTTCCGGGACAGGAGCATCATGGGCATGAGCAGCGCGCGGGTGCAGGTTCCGCTCACCAAGTGCCGTGTGGTCGACCTGA includes:
- a CDS encoding ROK family transcriptional regulator, with the protein product MASTVAPPSTFTPSPSPSPSPVLDRRRASASVILRSVLEHGPIARSTISRLTGLSPASVTDYCARFTERGLIREAAAPRRSGGVGRPHLPVDLDHSRFVVGGVHVAVPYTTVALLDLRGRVLAERRLRHDRTEPGLVLANAAAAITSLLAGVPGRSALGIGVAAGGWVDPDSGTIVEHPLLGWRDVAVREAVGALTGLPVHVDGHARALVNGERLFGRARGSRSVLHLFVGNVVDAAFATHDQVHYGPRSQAGSIAHLPLTGGSERCDCGRTGCLQAELSERTLCRRARELGVTDGSNPMHVVAAAASGDPLAVGLLTERSRMVGRAAGLLLDVLNPETVVVTEIGAMHREDCLGALREAVGPERASAVVPTSFPDSVLAVAGGSVVLDVLYRDPLGSPDFSGPLTGR